A portion of the Paenibacillus hamazuiensis genome contains these proteins:
- a CDS encoding DUF4091 domain-containing protein, producing MSAEPSIETKTLSSLSKVFPDEDIAEQPVCQATALAGETYSFQVAYRAQGVTRTIRGVRVKVESRLEPFVSVRTVGWVPSELPMYPEYEGTLLRSAPGLFPDPLLPVSETEGHLAVPGQWRSLWVGAELGGSIPEGVYPIRIMFEAEDGRLLGEAAFELTLLPAALPDQTLIHTEWFHADCLAVHYNVEVFGEEHWRLMEAYADAATRHGVNMLLTPLFTPPLDTKVGGERPTVQLIDVIKNGESYSFGFGKLRRWVEMCGRVGIRYLEMSHLFTQWGAKHAPKIVAAEDGQPVKLFGWETDASSDAYKAFLDAFLPELVAFLKENGLERRCFFHISDEPHKEHLLSYRSARESVRRHLEDFPIIDALSDYDFYEQGDVPTPIPASNKIAPFLQGNVEPLWTYYCCSQFRKVSNRFFAFPSARNRVIGVQLYKFDIAGFLHWGYNFWFTQYSVSSVDPFHTTDAGCAFPSGDAFLVYPGKDGPIESIRMEVFYEALQDLRALRLLESLIGREETLRLVEEGLAEPLTFDQFPQDAEWLLGLRERVNRRIQEKIVL from the coding sequence ATGTCGGCCGAACCGTCCATCGAAACCAAAACGCTGAGTTCACTCAGCAAAGTATTTCCTGATGAGGATATTGCGGAGCAGCCGGTTTGCCAGGCTACGGCTCTTGCAGGCGAAACCTATTCGTTCCAGGTAGCCTACAGGGCTCAGGGTGTGACCAGAACGATTCGCGGTGTTCGAGTAAAGGTCGAATCTCGGCTCGAGCCGTTCGTTTCGGTGCGGACGGTCGGATGGGTGCCGTCGGAGCTGCCGATGTACCCGGAATACGAAGGGACGCTTCTGCGCTCTGCGCCGGGTTTGTTTCCCGATCCGCTGCTGCCCGTATCCGAGACGGAAGGGCATCTCGCCGTTCCCGGACAATGGCGGTCGCTTTGGGTCGGTGCCGAACTCGGCGGCAGCATTCCGGAAGGCGTTTATCCGATCCGCATCATGTTCGAAGCGGAGGACGGCCGGCTGCTCGGCGAAGCAGCGTTCGAACTGACGCTGCTTCCTGCGGCGCTCCCGGATCAAACGCTCATTCACACCGAATGGTTTCACGCGGATTGTTTAGCCGTCCATTACAACGTCGAGGTCTTCGGCGAAGAGCATTGGAGGCTGATGGAAGCATACGCAGACGCCGCTACCCGGCATGGCGTGAACATGCTGCTTACCCCGTTGTTTACACCGCCTCTCGATACGAAAGTCGGCGGGGAAAGGCCGACCGTGCAGCTCATCGATGTGATCAAAAACGGGGAGTCGTATTCGTTTGGCTTCGGGAAGCTGCGAAGATGGGTGGAGATGTGCGGCCGGGTCGGCATCCGTTATTTGGAAATGTCCCATCTGTTCACGCAGTGGGGCGCCAAACACGCGCCCAAGATTGTCGCTGCAGAGGACGGACAGCCCGTAAAGCTATTCGGCTGGGAAACCGACGCTTCCTCCGATGCTTACAAAGCGTTTTTGGACGCATTTTTGCCGGAGCTCGTCGCATTTTTGAAGGAAAACGGACTTGAGCGGCGATGTTTCTTCCATATTTCGGACGAACCGCATAAGGAGCATTTGCTGTCGTACCGGAGCGCAAGAGAGTCGGTGCGCCGCCATCTGGAAGATTTCCCGATCATCGATGCGCTGTCCGACTACGACTTCTACGAGCAAGGAGACGTGCCGACGCCGATACCTGCGAGCAACAAGATCGCGCCGTTTTTGCAGGGAAACGTTGAACCTTTGTGGACGTATTACTGCTGCTCGCAGTTTCGGAAAGTGTCCAACCGGTTTTTCGCTTTCCCGTCCGCGCGCAACCGGGTAATCGGCGTACAGCTGTACAAATTCGATATAGCCGGCTTTTTACACTGGGGATATAACTTCTGGTTTACGCAGTACTCCGTATCGTCCGTCGATCCGTTTCATACGACGGATGCGGGCTGCGCCTTTCCTTCCGGAGACGCTTTTCTCGTGTATCCGGGAAAGGACGGACCGATCGAATCGATCCGCATGGAGGTGTTTTACGAGGCGCTGCAGGATCTGCGCGCTTTAAGACTGCTGGAGAGCCTGATCGGCCGCGAGGAGACGCTCCGACTGGTGGAGGAGGGACTGGCCGAGCCGCTCACCTTCGATCAATTTCCGCAGGATGCCGAATGGCTGCTCGGGTTAAGGGAGCGGGTTAACCGGAGGATACAAGAGAAGATTGTCCTCTGA